A genomic segment from Lycium ferocissimum isolate CSIRO_LF1 unplaced genomic scaffold, AGI_CSIRO_Lferr_CH_V1 ctg9028, whole genome shotgun sequence encodes:
- the LOC132046018 gene encoding uncharacterized protein LOC132046018: MVKSATMGLRLQLEVILENYGLEWQLEVIMSNQGDRTQDVVDMSSIASSLAMIMNQISGMQTGMEEMRGEMNGKLKAKDERMVNLPTFQGGSNPEEFLEWKLQSERIFLTNNVSEALKAKYALTQFEGYASTWWESKKLQRAQQHIYDLPTWNDLIELMETRWLPSTYHQDALKRLYMLKQGSKSVEAYFDEFEDLRMKSKIEEHEEYTIIRFVANLNRDIAKPMRLKTYNSLEEAFHDASKVEADLKKRGPTKTKANHLQLGSKTKKSGKLPLGISPRATLKHLKPNSITKPKVMTRLKECQGRGHIASECPNRRTITIVRDGYQTDDEHEGGDGHEEEGERSECEGDSDEEVEIRYEEALNHAIVARRAMGALAREESDQRENLFHARCKIVDKVCSLIIDGGSCTNAVSQFLVESMKFPTRKHTNPYKLQWFNECGEMRVNKPAIIKFSIGKYQDEILCNVVPMQACHLLLGRPWQFDVDAQHSGRTNEYSFVVKGKKYILNPLTPYQVSEDYQVMRELREKYQREEKEKGEKETLLVINGEGTSQDGSKKCLLAKPSNCLKG, from the exons ATGGTtaaaagtgcaactatggggctaagattgcaattggaggtcatacttgAAAATTATgggttagaatggcaattggag gtCATCATGTCTAACCAAGGTGATAGAACGCAAGACGTAGTAGATATGTCATCCATAGCAAGTTCATTGgctatgatcatgaatcaaatcTCGGGCATGCAAACGGGTATGGAAGAGATGAGAGGAGaaatgaatgggaagttgaaggctAAGGATGAACGGATG GTGAACCTTCCTACGTTCCAAGGAGGAAGCAACCCCGAAGAATTCCttgaatggaaattgcaaagtgaGCGCATCTTCCTCACGAACAATGTGTCCGAGGCCTTAAAGGCAAAGTATGCCCTCACTCAATTTGAGGGATACGCTTCTACTTGGTGGGAATCCAAGAAGTTACAAAGAgctcaacaacacatctatgatctcccaACTTGGAACGACTTGATTGAGCTCATGGAGACTAGGTGGCTTCCATCCACATACCACCAAGATGCACTCAAAAGGTTGTACATGTTGAAGCAAGGGTCGAAAAGTGTGGAAGCgtactttgatgagtttgaggacTTGCGGATGAAGTCCAAGATAGAAGAGCATGAAGAGTACACTATTATAAGGTTTGTAGCCAATTTGAATCGAGACATCGCTAAACCAATGAGGCTCAAAACCTATAATAGTCTTGAAGAGGCATTCCATGATGCATCCAAGGTTGAGGCGGATCTAAAGAAGAGAGGTCCTACAAAGACAAAAGCAAAtcatcttcaacttggatcaaaaacaaagaaaagtggaaaactTCCACTTGGGATAAGCCCAAGAGCAACACTCAAGCACCTCAAGCCAAATTCGATTACAAAGCCAAAGGTGAtgacaaggctaaaggag TGCCAAGGGAGAGGGCACATTGCGAGTGAGTGTCCCAACCGGAGGACTATCACAATAGTGAGGGATGGGTATCAAACCGATGATGAACATGAGGGCGGGGATGGTCATGAAGAAGAGGGAGAAAGAAGTGAGTGTGAGGGTGATTCCGATGAAGAGGTTGAGATAAGGTATGAAGAAGCCTTGAATCATGCTATTGTGGCTAGAAGAGCCATGGGGGCTCTAGCTAGGGAAGAGAGCGACCAAAGGGAGAATTTATTTCATGCACGATGCAAAATTGTGGATAAGGTGTGCTCTTTAATCATTGATGGTGGAAGTTGTACGAATGCCGTTAGCCAATTTTTagttgaaagtatgaaattcCCCACCCGCAAGCACACTAATCCCTACAAACTCCAATGGTTTAATGAATGTGGCGAAATGAGGGTCAACAAGCCAGCCATTATCAAATTTAGCATTGGCAAGTACCAAGATGAGATTTTGTGTAATGTGGTACCCATGCAAGCTTGCCATCTATTGCTTGGaagaccttggcaatttgatgttGATGCCCAACATAGTGGGAGAACTAACGAGTACTCATTTGTGGTCAAGGGGAAGAAGTACATTCTTAACCCACTAACCCCTTACCAAGTGAGTGAGGATTATCAAGTGATGAGGGAGCTTCGGGAGAAGTATCAAagggaagaaaaggagaagggTGAGAAGGAGACTTTGTTGGTCATAAATGGAGAGGGGACATCTCAAGATGGTTCCAAGAAATGCTTGTTGGCCAAACCAAGTAATTGTTTAAAGGGTTGA